One Oscillospiraceae bacterium DNA window includes the following coding sequences:
- the argC gene encoding N-acetyl-gamma-glutamyl-phosphate reductase — MTVKAGVIGATGYAGAELVRILAGHPQAELSAVSSVSFTGKPLSSVYPAYYGLCDMVCGTQEEVLQKSDVVFAALPHGLSQPLAKACHDADKVFVDLGADFRLERLDEYESWYGVKAVYPELHQQAVYGLPEFFREQIRGKKLIANPGCYTTAVPMALVPALQAGLISKDGIIADCKSGVTGAGRKQTQDTHYPELNEGMHAYKVGGHRHTPEIEQTLRRICGEEVTVTFTPHLLPVNRGILATCYAHLTPGTTLEKLQQTYEAFYQKEYFVRVLPQGMHADINHVRCSNFCEIELHVDPRTNLLIAVSALDNMVKGAAGQAVQNMNLALGLPETAGLTMFPPAF, encoded by the coding sequence ATGACCGTAAAAGCAGGCGTTATCGGCGCCACCGGCTACGCCGGCGCAGAGCTGGTGCGCATTTTGGCGGGCCACCCGCAGGCCGAGCTTTCCGCTGTCAGCTCTGTCAGCTTCACGGGCAAGCCGCTCAGCTCGGTATATCCCGCGTACTACGGCCTGTGCGACATGGTCTGCGGTACACAGGAAGAGGTGCTGCAGAAAAGCGACGTGGTCTTTGCCGCTCTGCCGCACGGCCTTTCGCAGCCGCTGGCAAAGGCCTGCCACGACGCGGACAAGGTCTTTGTTGACCTGGGCGCCGACTTTCGCCTAGAGCGCTTAGACGAATACGAAAGCTGGTACGGCGTCAAGGCAGTTTACCCCGAGCTGCATCAGCAGGCTGTGTACGGCCTGCCCGAGTTCTTTCGGGAGCAGATCCGCGGCAAAAAGCTGATCGCCAACCCCGGCTGCTACACCACGGCGGTGCCCATGGCGCTGGTGCCGGCCTTGCAGGCCGGGCTTATCAGCAAAGACGGCATTATCGCGGACTGCAAGTCCGGCGTGACGGGCGCCGGCCGCAAGCAGACCCAGGATACCCATTACCCCGAACTCAATGAGGGAATGCATGCCTATAAAGTGGGCGGCCACCGCCATACCCCCGAAATCGAGCAGACGCTGCGGCGCATCTGCGGCGAAGAAGTCACCGTTACCTTTACCCCGCACTTGCTGCCGGTAAACCGCGGCATTCTTGCCACCTGCTATGCGCACCTGACCCCCGGCACCACGCTGGAAAAATTGCAGCAGACGTATGAGGCTTTTTACCAGAAAGAGTATTTCGTACGGGTGCTGCCGCAGGGCATGCACGCGGATATCAACCACGTGCGCTGCAGCAACTTCTGCGAAATAGAGCTGCATGTAGACCCGCGCACCAACCTGCTGATTGCAGTGTCGGCGCTTGACAATATGGTAAAGGGCGCGGCCGGGCAGGCGGTACAGAATATGAACCTGGCGCTGGGCCTGCCCGAGACCGCCGGGCTGACCATGTTTCCGCCCGCGTTTTAA